Below is a genomic region from Sneathia vaginalis.
AGAAATGGTTAACCTTAGTGGAGATGAAAGAAAAGAATTAGGTAAAAGAATAAATGAAACAAAAAATTTAATCAAGGATAGAATTGATGAGGCAGCACTTAATATTAAAGAAAATATAAAGAAAGAAAGAATTAAAAGAGAAAGTATAGATATTAGCTTGCCAGGTAAAAAACAAAATCATGGAAGCTTACATCCAATTACAAAAACAGTTTTGGAAATTAAGTCTATTGTTTCTGAAATGGGATTTGATATATCAGATGGACCAGAAGTTGAATTAGTGAAATATAATTTTGATGCATTAAATATACCTAAAACACACCCTTCAAGAGAAAAAACAGATACTTTCTATATTACAGATGAAGTAGTTCTAAGAACACAAACTTCACCTATGCAAATTAGATATATGCTAGAACATAAACCACCATTTAGAATGATTTCATTAGGTAAAGTATATAGACCAGACTATGATGTCTCTCATACTCCTATGTTCCACCAAGTAGAAGGTTTAATGGTTGGTGAAGATGTATCATTTGCTAACTTTAAAGCAATGTTAGAATTAATAGTAAAAAGAATATTTGGTCAAGAAAGAAAAGTAAGATTTAGACCTCATTTCTTCCCATTTACAGAACCTAGTGCAGAAATGGACGTAGAATGTGGTGTATGTAAAGGTAAAGGATGTAGAGTTTGTAAAAACAGCGGTTGGCTTGAAATTTTAGGTAGTGGTATGGTTAATCCTAAAGTATTAGAAGCTGGAGGAATAGACCCTAAAAAATATCAAGGTTTTGCATTTGGAATAGGGCTTGAAAGAGTAACAATGCTAAAATATGGTATAGATGATTTGAGAGCATTTTTTGAAAATGATATTAGATTCTTGGAACAATTTTAGGGGGTATTAAAAATGTTAATTTCATTAAATTGGTTAAATGAATATGTAGATATAAAGGATAAGAGTACTAGCGAATTAGAAAACGCTTTAACCATGATAGGACAAGAAGTAGAAAAAATTGAAGTTAAATACGATTACTTAAAAACAGTAGTAACTGCAAAAATTGTAGAATACAGTAAAGTAGAAAATTCAGATCACTTAACTTTATGCAAAGTAGATACTGGTGATGAAATATTACAAGTAATATGCGGAGCACCTAATCATAAATTAGGAGATATAGTATGTCTTGCTAAAATAGGTACAAAATTAGATGAAGATTTTGAAATAAAGAAGGGTAAGATAAGAGGAATTGAATCTTACGGTATGCTATGTTCTATGAAAGAATTAAAGTTAGGTGAAGAATCTGATGGGATAATAATACTTCCTCAAGACACAAAATTAGGTGTACCTTTAAGTGAATATTTCGGTAAGAGTGATACAGTATTTGAATTAGAAATTACTCCTAATAGACCTGATTGCTTATCATATTTAGGTATAGCAAGAGAATTGAGTGCTTACTACAACATAGAACTTAAAAAACCACAAATTAGTATAAATGAATGTAGTGAAGATATAGACTATAAGGTGAAGATTCAAGATCCTACATTATCAAATAGATATTTAGTTAGAATAATCAAAGGAATACAAGTTAAAGAAAGTCCTGAGTGGTTAAAAGATAGACTTGAAGTATTAGGAATTAAGAGTATTAATAATATAGTGGATATATCAAATTATGTAATGTTAGAACTAGGACAACCTAATCATATATATGATTTAGATAAATTAGCAAGTAGTCTAGAAATTAGAAGAGCAAACGATAAAGAACATTTTGTTTGTTTAGATGGAAAAGAAATTGACCTAACAAATGAAGATATAGTTGTAACTTCAAATGATAAGCCAGTTTGCCTAGCAGGTGTTAT
It encodes:
- the pheS gene encoding phenylalanine--tRNA ligase subunit alpha, whose protein sequence is MEDKITKIEEQILKELKNVISLDKLNEVRVKALGKKSEFSMLLKEMVNLSGDERKELGKRINETKNLIKDRIDEAALNIKENIKKERIKRESIDISLPGKKQNHGSLHPITKTVLEIKSIVSEMGFDISDGPEVELVKYNFDALNIPKTHPSREKTDTFYITDEVVLRTQTSPMQIRYMLEHKPPFRMISLGKVYRPDYDVSHTPMFHQVEGLMVGEDVSFANFKAMLELIVKRIFGQERKVRFRPHFFPFTEPSAEMDVECGVCKGKGCRVCKNSGWLEILGSGMVNPKVLEAGGIDPKKYQGFAFGIGLERVTMLKYGIDDLRAFFENDIRFLEQF